The proteins below come from a single Bactrocera dorsalis isolate Fly_Bdor chromosome 5, ASM2337382v1, whole genome shotgun sequence genomic window:
- the LOC105231475 gene encoding brachyurin, producing the protein MHRNYFGGGIYDFWYWDLAWLVWDKQCSKYNITRGVDTRITGGDLAAPNMFPYQVGLLLLRAPKVYQCGGTLISVSYVLTAAHCLYKSTRGKVFLGSIDFANPLTSAAVYNVSESAFIVYERYVLHGGRDDIGLVRLPSPAALSDAVQTIPLAPRFMTQSFLEGEIVTTSGWGLRSDSDSEKMMFNLLLYYVDAPVLPLSECACYYLPGLVRGPNHICASGAGGRGSCDGDSGGPLTYYYRNKSYLIGLTAFGSAGGCEIGYPSVYTRITTYLDWITARTGIQVY; encoded by the exons ATGCACCGAAATTACTTTGGCGGCGGCATTTACGATTTCTGGTATTGGGACCTCGCTTGGTTGGTGTGGGATAAGCAGTGTTCCAAATATAACATCACACGCGGCGTGGATACGCGCATTACAGGCGGCGACCTGGCCGCGCCTAACATGTTCCCCTATCAGGTGGGGCTGCTGCTGTTGCGCGCACCTAAAGTCTATCAATGCGGCGGCACGCTGATATCCGTGAGTTATGTGCTCACCGCCGCGCATTGTTTATATAA GTCAACGCGCGGCAAAGTGTTTTTGGGCTCCATCGATTTCGCCAATCCGCTCACCTCGGCGGCTGTTTACAATGTGAGTGAAAGTGCTTTCATCGTCTATGAACGTTATGTGCTGCATGGCGGTCGTGATGACATTGGTCTTGTGCGTCTGCCATCACCGGCCGCGCTCTCCGACGCGGTACAGACAATACCACTTGCGCCGCGCTTCATGACACAGTCCTTTTTGGAGGGTGAAATCGTCACCACATCCGGCTGGGGTCTGAGAAGTGACAGCGATAGTGAAAAAATGATgttcaatttgttgttgtactatgTGGATGCGCCCGTGCTGCCGTTGAGTGAGTGTGCCTGCTATTATCTGCCCGGCTTGGTGCGTGGCCCCAACCACATTTGCGCCAGTGGCGCTGGCGGACGCGGCAGCTGTGATGGCGACTCTGGCGGTCCACTAACCTATTACTATCGCAATAAAAGCTATTTGATTGGGTTGACCGCCTTTGGCAGCGCTGGTGGTTGCGAAATTGGTTATCCATCGGTGTATACGCGCATAACGACGTATCTGGATTGGATAACCGCGCGTACGGGCATTCAAGTTTATTGA